A portion of the Trichomycterus rosablanca isolate fTriRos1 chromosome 17, fTriRos1.hap1, whole genome shotgun sequence genome contains these proteins:
- the ldb1b gene encoding LIM domain-binding protein 1b isoform X1: MSVGGCACPGCSSKSFKLYSPKEPPNGSAFPPFHPGTMLDRDVGPTPLYPPTYLEPGIGRHTPYGNQTDYRIFELNKRLQNWTEDCDNLWWDAFTTEFFEDDAMLTITFCLEDGPKRYTIGRTLIPRYFRSIFEGGATELYYVLKHPKESFHNNFVSLDCDQCTMVTQNGKPMFTQVCVEGRLYLEFMFDDMMRIKTWHFSIRQHRELIPRSILAMHAQDPQMVDQLSKNITRCGLSNSTLNYLRLCVILEPMQELMSRHKTYSLSPRDCLKTCLFQKWQRMVAPPAEPARPAPGKRRKRKISGGSTMSAGGGTNTTTNSKKKSPASSFPLSSQVPDVMVVGEPTLMGGEFGDEDERLITRLENTQFDAANGIDDEDSFNNSPALGSNSPWNNKAPSSQESKSDNPTSQASQ, from the exons GCTGTTCCTCAAAATCATTCAAGCTGTACTCCCCAAAGGAACCCCCCAACGGCAGTGCTTTCCCCCCCTTCCACCCCGGCACCATGCTGGACAGAGACGTGGG CCCAACGCCCTTGTACCCACCGACATACCTAGAACCAGGAATAGG GAGGCACACGCCATATGGGAACCAGACAGACTACAGGATATTTGAGCTTAACAAACGGCTACAGAACTGGACAGAG GACTGTGATAATCTCTGGTGGGACGCTTTCACTACAGAGTTTTTCGAGGATGATGCCATGCTGACAATCACTTTCTGTCTAGAGGATGGCCCTAAACGATACA CGATCGGCCGGACGTTGATCCCACGCTACTTTCGCAGTATATTTGAGGGAGGCGCCACTGAGCTCTACTATGTACTAAAGCACCCTAAAGAGTCCTTCCACAATAACTTTGTGTCTCTGGACTGTGACCAGTGTACGATGGTCACTCAGAATGGCAAACCCATGTTCACACAG GTTTGTGTGGAGGGTCGTTTGTACCTGGAGTTCATGTTTGACGACATGATGAGGATAAAGACATGGCACTTCAGCATAAGACAGCACAGAGAGCTCATCCCTCGAAGCATCCTGGCTATGCAC GCTCAGGACCCGCAGATGGTGGACCAGCTGTCGAAGAACATCACTAGATGCGGCCTCTCCAACTCCACTCTGAACTACCTCCGA TTGTGTGTGATTCTGGAGCCGATGCAGGAGCTCATGTCAAGACACAAGACGTACAGTCTGAGTCCAAGGGACTGTCTCAAGACTTGCTTGTTCCAGAAATGGCAGAGGATGGTAGCTCCACCTG CGGAGCCAGCACGCCCAGCGCCAGGCAAGCGACGGAAGCGCAAGATCTCAGGCGGCAGTACCATGAGCGCAGGGGGAGgcaccaacaccaccaccaacagCAAGAAGAAAAGTCCTGCCAGCAGCTTCCCACTATCCAGCCAAGTACCT GATGTGATGGTGGTGGGTGAGCCCACTCTGATGGGAGGGGAGTTCGGTGACGAAGATGAGCGTCTGATTACTCGGCTAGAGAACACGCAATTCGATGCTGCCAATGGCATTGACGACGAGGACAGCTTTAACAACTCCCCAGCTCTGGGCTCCAACAGTCCCTGGAACAACAAAGCTCCATCCAGCCAGGAGAGCAAGAGTGATAACCCCACCTCTCAAGCCTCTCAGTGA
- the ldb1b gene encoding LIM domain-binding protein 1b isoform X2: MLDRDVGPTPLYPPTYLEPGIGRHTPYGNQTDYRIFELNKRLQNWTEDCDNLWWDAFTTEFFEDDAMLTITFCLEDGPKRYTIGRTLIPRYFRSIFEGGATELYYVLKHPKESFHNNFVSLDCDQCTMVTQNGKPMFTQVCVEGRLYLEFMFDDMMRIKTWHFSIRQHRELIPRSILAMHAQDPQMVDQLSKNITRCGLSNSTLNYLRLCVILEPMQELMSRHKTYSLSPRDCLKTCLFQKWQRMVAPPAEPARPAPGKRRKRKISGGSTMSAGGGTNTTTNSKKKSPASSFPLSSQVPDVMVVGEPTLMGGEFGDEDERLITRLENTQFDAANGIDDEDSFNNSPALGSNSPWNNKAPSSQESKSDNPTSQASQ; encoded by the exons ATGCTGGACAGAGACGTGGG CCCAACGCCCTTGTACCCACCGACATACCTAGAACCAGGAATAGG GAGGCACACGCCATATGGGAACCAGACAGACTACAGGATATTTGAGCTTAACAAACGGCTACAGAACTGGACAGAG GACTGTGATAATCTCTGGTGGGACGCTTTCACTACAGAGTTTTTCGAGGATGATGCCATGCTGACAATCACTTTCTGTCTAGAGGATGGCCCTAAACGATACA CGATCGGCCGGACGTTGATCCCACGCTACTTTCGCAGTATATTTGAGGGAGGCGCCACTGAGCTCTACTATGTACTAAAGCACCCTAAAGAGTCCTTCCACAATAACTTTGTGTCTCTGGACTGTGACCAGTGTACGATGGTCACTCAGAATGGCAAACCCATGTTCACACAG GTTTGTGTGGAGGGTCGTTTGTACCTGGAGTTCATGTTTGACGACATGATGAGGATAAAGACATGGCACTTCAGCATAAGACAGCACAGAGAGCTCATCCCTCGAAGCATCCTGGCTATGCAC GCTCAGGACCCGCAGATGGTGGACCAGCTGTCGAAGAACATCACTAGATGCGGCCTCTCCAACTCCACTCTGAACTACCTCCGA TTGTGTGTGATTCTGGAGCCGATGCAGGAGCTCATGTCAAGACACAAGACGTACAGTCTGAGTCCAAGGGACTGTCTCAAGACTTGCTTGTTCCAGAAATGGCAGAGGATGGTAGCTCCACCTG CGGAGCCAGCACGCCCAGCGCCAGGCAAGCGACGGAAGCGCAAGATCTCAGGCGGCAGTACCATGAGCGCAGGGGGAGgcaccaacaccaccaccaacagCAAGAAGAAAAGTCCTGCCAGCAGCTTCCCACTATCCAGCCAAGTACCT GATGTGATGGTGGTGGGTGAGCCCACTCTGATGGGAGGGGAGTTCGGTGACGAAGATGAGCGTCTGATTACTCGGCTAGAGAACACGCAATTCGATGCTGCCAATGGCATTGACGACGAGGACAGCTTTAACAACTCCCCAGCTCTGGGCTCCAACAGTCCCTGGAACAACAAAGCTCCATCCAGCCAGGAGAGCAAGAGTGATAACCCCACCTCTCAAGCCTCTCAGTGA
- the orc2 gene encoding origin recognition complex subunit 2: protein MSPQKRRVESGALEVRFVGDDDVLDHIVEKHEGSKSQGSVQTLVTLKSPQKPTTGNAEEDEDEEDNLNQHNYVEALGTVTQDGDENESTAAGASVFTFQTIKRSNKMSQMASEWARTPGKSVTFSTPDSPEEPPSPARATKKSAGQNKTPQKGKKVQFVSTTPHRLRKRISAPNLKSDSDSDFSPSNSEEDEEEDEEKKEEKSEAQPKTPSKTNTGAAALYKTPAKKSKKVSEPSLVEEYFEAHSSSKVLTSDRTLQKLQTPKLDRETLIRLLDGKPSCYAEEISQLNKKHEKYFSKWMLQLQMGFNILLYGLGSKKLLLEKFRTTMLSDSVHLVVNGFFPSITLKSILNAITGEMLEHDGSFRTPMDQIDFIVKSLKKDPDNHLYLIIHNIDGPMLRGEKNQEALGQLASIPNLHLLASIDHINAPLVWDHSKMCVFNWMWYETTTFLPYTEETSYENSLLVQQTGALALSSLTHVLRSLTPNARGIFRLLAEFQLENKDNQSYTGLSFQDFYQRCREAFLVNSDITLRTQLTEFRDHKLIRTKKGADGVEYLLIPVDPGTLTDFLEKEDVD, encoded by the exons ATGAGTCCCCAGAAGCGCAGAGTTGAGTCTGGAGCTTTAGAAGTGAGGTTTGTGGGAGATGATGATGTTCTGGATCACATTGTGGAGAAACATGAAG GATCAAAATCTCAGGGCTCAGTACAAACCCTCGTGACGCTTAAAAGCCCTCAAAAGCCAACAACAGGGAATGcagaagaagatgaagatgaggagGACAATTTAAATCAGCATAACTACGTAGAAGCACTTGGCACTGTTACACAAG ATGGAGATGAGAACGAATCCACTGCCGCAGGAGCCTCTGTGTTTACTTTCCAGACCATTAAACGCTCCAATAAAATGTCTCAAATGG CATCAGAGTGGGCACGTACCCCTGGGAAAAGTGTCACATTTAGCACCCCTGATAGTCCAGAGGAGCCACCCAGCCCTGCCCGTGCCACCAAga AGTCAGCAGGTCAAAATAAAACTCCACAAAAG GGAAAGAAGGTGCAGTTTGTTTCAACAACGCCACACAGATTGAGAAAAAGAATATCAG ccCCGAACCTAAAGTCAGACAGTGACAGTGATTTCTCCCCATCGAACtcggaggaggatgaggaggaggatgaagagaaaaaagaagaaaaaagtgaaGCTCAACCGAAGACCCCCAGCAAGACGAATACTGGAGCTGCTGCGCTCTACAAGACACCTGCTAAGAAGAGCAAGAAAGTGTCGGAG CCCAGCTTGGTAGAGGAATATTTCGAAGCTCATAGCAGCTCGAAGGTTCTTACATCAGACCGGACACTCCAGAAGCTGCAGACCCCAAAACTGGATCGA GAAACTCTTATCAGGTTGTTGGACGGAAAGCCTTCCTGCTATGCAGAGGAGATCAGTCAACTTAATAAAAAACATGAGAAGTATTTTAGTAAATGGATGCTACAGTTACA GATGGGGTTCAACATCCTTCTCTATGGCCTGGGCTCCAAGAAGCTTTTACTGGAAAAATTCCGCACTACCATGCTGTCCGACTCTGTCCACCTGGTGGTCAATGGATTCTTCCCAAGCATCACCCTTAAGTcg ATCTTAAACGCCATCACTGGCGAGATGCTCGAGCATGATGGGAGTTTCCGTACTCCGATGGACCAAATAGACTTCATTGTGAAAAGCCTTAAAAAAG ACCCGGATAACCACCTGTATCTAATCATTCATAATATTGACGGTCCCATGCTGCGCGGTGAGAAGAACCAGGAGGCCCTGGGTCAGCTGGCCTCTATTCCCAACTTGCACCTGCTGGCCTCTATAGATCACATCAATGCCCCTCTCG tgtgggACCACTCaaagatgtgtgtgtttaactggatgTGGTACGAGACCACCACGTTTCTGCCGTACACAGAGGAGACATCATACGAGAACTCCCTCCTGGTGCAGCAGACGGGCGCGCTGGCTCTCAGCTCTCTCACACACGTCCTGCGCAGTCTCACGCCCAACGCAAG AGGGATCTTCAGACTGCTTGCTGAGTTTCAGCTGGAGAACAAAGACAACCAGTCATATACAG GTCTGTCGTTCCAAGACTTCTACCAGCGCTGTCGTGAGGCGTTCCTGGTGAACAGTGACATCACACTGAGAACTCAGCTGACCGAGTTCAGGGATCACAAGCTCATCCGCACCAAGAAG GGAGCTGATGGCGTGGAGTATCTTCTGATCCCTGTGGATCCCGGAACCCTTACAGACTTTCTAGAGAAGGAGGATGTGGACTGA